The following are from one region of the Streptomyces tuirus genome:
- a CDS encoding universal stress protein — protein MSTLPVVAAVDGSDDSLRALEWAVDAARRRAAPLRVAHVRQYAHWVQPEVLTAGPADSRDDSVLDRARAQLEGRPDLPDTQYTALLGAAGAVLPELGSGAQLLVLGSRGRGGFASLVLGSNSMAAARDAECPVVVVPRPGREVHGQPAGGPGSRVVVGLKVDGPDEATLEFAFAEATRRGARLQAVAAYPWPAQPWMMPGEMPPTIVDQDVIEDETRVLADGFLAPYRERHPDVPVELVPAAGDAAGHLVAASRDADLVVVGRHRRRLLSPVRMMGSVTHAVLLHAVAPVAVIPPSPAQD, from the coding sequence ATGAGCACCCTGCCTGTCGTCGCGGCGGTCGACGGTTCGGACGACAGCCTGCGCGCCCTGGAGTGGGCCGTCGACGCCGCCCGCCGGCGCGCGGCACCCCTGCGCGTGGCGCACGTACGCCAGTACGCCCACTGGGTGCAGCCCGAGGTGCTCACCGCGGGGCCCGCGGACTCGCGGGACGACTCCGTCCTCGATCGGGCCCGCGCCCAGCTGGAGGGCCGCCCCGACCTGCCGGACACGCAGTACACGGCGCTATTGGGCGCGGCCGGTGCGGTGCTGCCCGAGCTGGGGTCCGGCGCCCAGCTGCTGGTGCTCGGCTCCCGGGGCCGCGGCGGCTTCGCCAGCCTGGTGCTCGGCTCGAACAGCATGGCCGCCGCCCGCGATGCCGAGTGCCCGGTCGTCGTGGTGCCCCGGCCCGGACGCGAGGTCCATGGCCAGCCAGCGGGCGGCCCTGGCTCCCGCGTGGTCGTCGGCCTGAAGGTGGACGGCCCCGACGAGGCCACGCTCGAGTTCGCCTTCGCCGAGGCCACCCGGCGTGGTGCCCGGCTCCAGGCGGTCGCCGCCTATCCGTGGCCCGCGCAGCCCTGGATGATGCCCGGGGAGATGCCCCCGACGATCGTCGACCAGGACGTCATCGAGGACGAGACCCGCGTCCTCGCCGACGGCTTCCTCGCCCCGTACCGCGAGCGGCACCCGGATGTCCCGGTCGAGCTGGTCCCCGCGGCGGGCGACGCGGCCGGCCACCTCGTCGCGGCCTCCCGGGACGCCGACCTCGTCGTGGTCGGCCGGCACCGGCGGCGTCTGCTCTCACCCGTCCGCATGATGGGCTCGGTCACCCACGCCGTGCTGCTGCACGCCGTCGCCCCCGTCGCCGTGATCCCCCCGTCGCCCGCGCAGGACTGA
- a CDS encoding thiolase domain-containing protein: MSKEPVAVVGIGQTRHAAARRDVSLAGLVREAARRALRDAELTWAGIDAVVIGKAPDFFEGVMMPELYLADALGAVGKPMLRVHTAGSVGGSTALVAANLVAARVHGTVLTLAFEKQSESNAMWGLSLPIPFQQPLLAGAGGFFAPHIRAYMRRSGAPETVGALVAYKDRRNALKNPYAHLHEHDITLDRVMASPMLWDPVRYSETCPSSDGACAMILTDRAGAARAPHPPAWMLGGAMRSEPTLFAGKDFVSPQAGRDCAADVYRQAGITDPRREIDGAEIYVPFSWYEPMWLENLGFAGEGEGWKLTEAGVTELDGDLPVNMSGGVLSTNPIGASGMIRFAEAALQVRGQAGEHQVDGARRVLGHAYGGGSQFFSMWLVGDRPPDS, encoded by the coding sequence ATGAGCAAGGAGCCCGTGGCCGTCGTCGGCATCGGCCAGACCAGGCACGCCGCCGCACGCCGGGACGTCTCCCTCGCCGGACTGGTCCGGGAAGCCGCCCGGCGGGCGCTCCGGGACGCGGAGCTGACCTGGGCCGGCATCGACGCCGTCGTGATCGGCAAGGCCCCCGACTTCTTCGAGGGCGTCATGATGCCGGAGCTCTACCTCGCCGACGCCCTCGGAGCCGTCGGCAAACCCATGCTCCGCGTGCACACCGCCGGCTCGGTCGGCGGCTCCACCGCGCTCGTCGCGGCGAACCTCGTCGCGGCCCGCGTCCACGGCACGGTCCTCACCCTCGCCTTCGAAAAGCAGTCCGAGTCCAACGCCATGTGGGGCCTGTCCCTGCCGATCCCCTTCCAGCAGCCCCTGCTCGCCGGGGCCGGCGGATTCTTCGCACCGCACATCCGCGCCTACATGCGCCGCAGCGGAGCGCCCGAGACGGTCGGCGCCCTCGTCGCCTACAAGGACCGCCGCAACGCGCTCAAGAACCCCTACGCCCACCTGCACGAACACGACATCACCCTGGACAGGGTCATGGCCTCGCCCATGCTGTGGGACCCGGTCCGCTACTCGGAGACCTGCCCCTCCTCCGACGGCGCCTGCGCCATGATCCTCACCGACCGCGCCGGAGCCGCCCGCGCCCCGCACCCGCCCGCCTGGATGCTCGGCGGCGCGATGCGCAGCGAACCGACCCTCTTCGCAGGCAAGGACTTCGTCTCCCCGCAGGCCGGGCGGGACTGCGCCGCCGACGTCTACCGGCAGGCCGGAATCACCGACCCCCGTCGCGAGATCGACGGCGCGGAGATCTACGTGCCGTTCTCCTGGTACGAGCCCATGTGGCTGGAGAACCTCGGCTTCGCCGGCGAGGGCGAGGGCTGGAAGCTCACCGAGGCGGGCGTGACCGAACTGGACGGGGACCTGCCCGTCAACATGTCGGGCGGCGTGCTGTCCACCAACCCCATCGGCGCCTCCGGCATGATCCGCTTCGCGGAAGCCGCCCTTCAGGTGCGCGGGCAGGCCGGAGAACACCAGGTGGACGGGGCTCGCAGGGTCCTCGGACACGCCTACGGCGGCGGATCGCAGTTCTTCTCCATGTGGCTGGTGGGCGACCGGCCCCCGGACTCCTGA
- a CDS encoding DUF397 domain-containing protein: MAETTTQQRPLTGWDKPELDLTNAQWQSSSRGRGDVQIAFVEGFIAMRNSARPESPSLIFTPAEWGAFVSGAREGEFDLT, translated from the coding sequence GTGGCCGAGACCACCACCCAGCAGCGCCCGCTCACGGGCTGGGACAAGCCGGAGCTGGACCTCACCAACGCACAGTGGCAGTCCAGCAGCCGAGGGCGGGGGGATGTCCAGATCGCCTTCGTGGAAGGCTTCATCGCCATGCGGAACAGTGCCCGCCCCGAGAGCCCTTCGCTGATCTTCACGCCCGCCGAGTGGGGCGCGTTCGTGTCGGGAGCGCGGGAAGGAGAGTTCGACCTCACCTGA